A genomic region of Serinus canaria isolate serCan28SL12 chromosome 1A, serCan2020, whole genome shotgun sequence contains the following coding sequences:
- the TMEM60 gene encoding transmembrane protein 60 — MRMSLAQRVLLTWLFTLLFLIMLVLKLDEKAPWNWFLIFIPVWIFDTILLVMLIVKMAGRCKSGFDPRNGSQNMKKKVWYLIAMLLKLAFCLALCAKLQRFTTMKLAYVFIPLWALLLGGMVELGYNIFYVRRD; from the coding sequence ATGAGAATGTCCCTGGCGCAAAGAGTGCTGCTGACATGGCTTTTTACCTTACTCTTCCTGATCATGCTGGTGCTGAAGTTGGATGAGAAAGCACCGTGGAACTGGTTCCTCATTTTTATTCCAGTGTGGATATTTGACACGATTCTTCTAGTTATGCTAATTGTAAAAATGGCTGGACGCTGCAAGTCTGGCTTTGACCCCCGCAATGGCTCCCAGAACATGAAGAAGAAAGTCTGGTACCTCATTGCCATGCTGCTGAAATTGGCCTTCTGCCTGGCCCTGTGTGCCAAGCTGCAGCGATTCACCACCATGAAACTGGCCTATGTGTTCATCCCGCTCTGGGCCTTGCTGCTTGGGGGCATGGTGGAACTTGGATACAATATCTTCTATGTACGAAGAGACTAG